A stretch of the Magnetococcales bacterium genome encodes the following:
- the efp gene encoding elongation factor P gives MLTHNQLRQGTRVEIDDLPWIIVDAQFVKPGKGQAFTKIKIKNLIDGRVIERTYKSSETVVKASIVDKDMQFLYGDGEFWHFMDPASYEQVAMNSAQVGDVVYWLKEQESYQVTFWKEKPISLTPPPFVILTITQCEPGIKGDTVSGATKPAILQTGATVKVPLFVNEGDRIRVNTRTGEYVERAKG, from the coding sequence ATGCTGACTCATAACCAGCTCCGTCAAGGGACCCGTGTTGAAATCGACGACCTGCCCTGGATCATCGTCGATGCCCAGTTCGTCAAGCCCGGAAAGGGACAGGCCTTCACGAAAATCAAGATAAAAAACCTGATTGATGGCCGTGTCATCGAACGCACCTATAAATCGAGTGAAACGGTCGTCAAGGCAAGCATCGTCGATAAGGACATGCAGTTTCTCTACGGGGACGGCGAATTCTGGCATTTCATGGATCCGGCAAGCTACGAACAGGTTGCCATGAACAGCGCCCAGGTGGGTGATGTCGTCTACTGGCTCAAAGAGCAGGAAAGCTATCAGGTCACCTTCTGGAAGGAAAAGCCCATCTCCCTGACACCACCGCCATTTGTGATCCTGACCATAACCCAATGTGAACCAGGCATCAAAGGGGACACCGTGTCCGGGGCGACCAAGCCGGCCATTCTGCAAACGGGGGCGACCGTCAAGGTTCCCCTGTTCGTCAATGAAGGCGATCGGATCCGGGTCAATACCCGAACCGGCGAATATGTCGAACGCGCCAAGGGGTGA
- the genX gene encoding EF-P lysine aminoacylase GenX — MSNAPRGDQPSWRPSATPDTLRHRARALRRVRAFFARRRVMEVTTPVWLPAAAPERHQTPPSCSGGFLQTSPETCMKRLVAAGSGAIYQIGPAFRAGESGRLHHPEFTMLEWYRPQWRLEQLMEEVIDLLRLFFPAASLATMTFQEAFLRHAGVDPFFTSVTDMAQRTSVPHSLEWTEAHRPILVDQLFVDRLEPAFSNIDNIIILKDFPSWEPGMAELDPGPPMVARRFEIIYKGVEIANGYQELRDPVAQRERFVAANRYRVENGMPPLPLDERFLEALRDGFPPCAGVALGLDRLLMLAFGLDSIGDVLSFREFADETIGREEVVPFPAKHCVMVS, encoded by the coding sequence ATGTCGAACGCGCCAAGGGGTGACCAACCTTCCTGGCGCCCGTCCGCCACCCCGGACACCTTGCGGCATCGCGCCCGGGCCCTTCGCCGGGTACGGGCTTTCTTTGCCCGGCGCCGGGTCATGGAGGTCACGACCCCCGTCTGGCTTCCGGCGGCGGCGCCCGAAAGGCATCAGACCCCCCCCTCTTGTTCGGGGGGGTTTCTGCAAACCTCTCCGGAAACATGCATGAAACGGCTGGTCGCAGCCGGTTCGGGGGCCATTTATCAGATCGGTCCCGCCTTTCGCGCCGGAGAATCGGGCCGGCTGCATCATCCCGAATTCACCATGCTCGAATGGTATCGCCCCCAGTGGCGGCTGGAACAATTGATGGAGGAGGTCATCGATCTTCTCCGGCTGTTTTTTCCGGCTGCCAGCCTCGCGACCATGACCTTTCAGGAAGCCTTTCTTCGCCATGCGGGCGTCGATCCCTTCTTTACCTCCGTGACGGACATGGCACAACGAACATCGGTGCCCCATTCCCTGGAATGGACCGAGGCCCATCGTCCTATTCTGGTGGATCAACTCTTTGTCGATCGGTTGGAACCCGCCTTCTCCAATATTGATAACATAATAATCCTCAAGGATTTTCCATCATGGGAGCCGGGAATGGCCGAACTTGATCCAGGACCACCCATGGTTGCCCGAAGATTTGAAATCATTTATAAAGGCGTGGAAATCGCCAATGGGTACCAGGAGTTGCGTGATCCTGTCGCGCAAAGGGAGCGTTTTGTCGCGGCCAATCGGTATCGCGTTGAAAATGGCATGCCACCATTGCCGCTCGATGAACGCTTTCTGGAGGCCTTGCGCGATGGATTTCCGCCGTGTGCCGGGGTGGCTTTGGGGCTGGACCGTCTGTTGATGCTCGCATTCGGTCTGGATTCGATCGGCGATGTCCTTTCTTTTCGGGAGTTTGCTGACGAAACCATTGGCCGGGAAGAGGTCGTCCCCTTCCCGGCGAAGCATTGTGTCATGGTGTCATGA